A genomic segment from Scyliorhinus torazame isolate Kashiwa2021f unplaced genomic scaffold, sScyTor2.1 scaffold_948, whole genome shotgun sequence encodes:
- the LOC140406860 gene encoding uncharacterized protein, with product ASPPSTSVSPPSTSASLPSTSASPPSTITSPPSTSTSPPSTSHLSTIDKRLSSIDNHLSAIDKRLSTIDKHLSTIDKRLSSIDKRLSTIDNTSPPSTNVSPPSTSTSPPSTSASPPSTSVSPPSTSASPPSTITSPPSTSTSPPSTSTSPPSTSASPPSTSVSPPSTSASPPSSPPSTSVSPPSTSASPSSTSASPPSTSTSLPSTSTSPPSTSASPPSTSASPPST from the exons cgcctctccaccatcgacaagcgtctctccaccatcgacaagtgCCTCTCTGCCATCGACAAGCGCCTCTCCGCCATCGACAAtcacctctccaccatcgacaagcacctctccaccatcgacaagc cacctctccaccatcgacaagcgcCTCTCCTCCATCGACAATCACCTCTCCGCCATCGACAAGcgcctctccaccatcgacaagcacctctccaccatcgacaagcgcCTCTCCTCCATCGACAAAcgtctctccaccatcgacaa cacctcCCCACCATCGACAAAcgtctctccaccatcgacaagcacctctccgccatcgacaagcgcctctccaccatcgacaagcgtctctccgccatcgacaagcgcctctccaccatcgacaatcacctctccaccatcgacaagcacctctccaccatcgacaagcacctctccgccatcgacaagcgcctctccgccatcgacaagcgtctctccgccatcgacaagcgcctctccaccatcg tctccgccatcgacaagcgtctctccaccatcgacaagcgcCTCTCCGTCATCGACAAGCGCCTCTCCgccatcgacaagcacctctctgccatcgacaagcacctctccgccatcgacaagcgcctctccaccatcgacaagcgcctctccgccatcgacaa